In Gossypium hirsutum isolate 1008001.06 chromosome D01, Gossypium_hirsutum_v2.1, whole genome shotgun sequence, the genomic window aataaaaagaaatttaagtttcgtagaaaattattaaatataagttatttgagtaaaatttagaggttgatttaattaatttacttatttatttatttagtttaaatattatagtaataaattGGTTGACAATATCAAGGGGTCAAAAGtgcaacaatttatttaattaattttgatattttgaaatttaaattttaatattaaaaaagaaaaaagaaaaattttgaattttcaacaATGGGATAAAcaagtataattttttaaaaaaattaatgcattattttattctctctttttcactttaatcattTTTTCATTCGGATCaagacaaaaaaattatttcagtgaccaaaatagaaGTGACCTAAAAATTGGGTGATCAGAATGAAAGTATAAATATGATGTGGACACAACTTGGTGTATACAATCAGTCACTGTAAAAGATAATGGTTAAATGACTAAAAGTTAGACGACCAACTAAATAGTTTactcttatattaatttattctaaaAGAGCCCACATTCACTAAGGCCCAAAAAGAATGATGGACAATGGATTATAGACTGCCATATAAAAGCTCTGTCTTAGGCCTTAAAATTTGCCTAAGGTTTTTGGTTTCGAAGAGTAGGAAATTTTACAGCCTTAGCCCTTCGAGGAATGAGGGATGTTTGCTCCAACATCAAGGGTCTACTGAAAAGAGGCCAAAATGGGCAAAAGCTCTTATAGTTAGGACTGTGACTGTAGAATAAAAGACATCCTTCTCATACCGAGGCATCTTTTCTCAAAGAATAAAATTGAAGATAAAAGTAGGTAGTATATTGTAGTGGACACAATTCTTGCAATGCTATTTGCATGATCTTAAGAGAAAGACAAATATCAAGAGACAAAGTTTCATAGATGTACACCCAAATGACATGTCTGTTCATGCTCCACTTTTCTTTTTTCACATTAGATGTTGAATTAAAATGTGAGACAATGAAATGAtactataaataaatattttatattggaATCAGATAAAGATAAAGTGATCAGCCAATGTTACTCATATAAAAGGTTTCTCAAGGTTAGTTTCTAGACTTAAttcttcactctttttttttagtTATCCGTATTAATATTTTcgaacataaatataaaaaaatgatccatttaaaaaaaatcaacataccGTGTCAAACACATGTACGAATTTACATAATAGAGTGGCTGTCCTCATCCGAAAATGCCACAAGAATGTCAAATGGAACCgggggaaagaaaaaaagagagtaagATAAGGTTCCAACATTAGCAGCCACAGCTAGGACCACCACAGGCCACACGGCACAAGTGGAGTTTTACAACATAAATCATAAGTGAAGAAAGGGGGTTGTAACATTTCTATGATAGAAATTTTGGAAACATCTAAactgataaaatatttttaagacaaCATTAATTCCAGGCAAGTTAACCCCACACATAAAAATATATGGTCACCAAAAGGTTGCTGAACAGGTTTCTTGTCAAGCAAAGCATCTGGCACCTGCATTTATTACCATCAATTGACAATTTGTCTGGATGAAGAGGGTGAATCAACCTACACTACATGCTTACTGTGGCCTTTGCATTAACTTGTACACTTTTCATATGAAAGGAGACTGCAGATGTCGAGATTTGAATCTCAAATCGGTTCTTAAAGCTGAAACCATTTAGCTAAATCTCGGGTTTACTTGCACTAAAAGCTTGTTGAAGACTCTATTATATCAATCAACATAGCAAAAGAGATTACTGAGTACTTACTATAGAACTTTTTCTTTAAGGTAAGAAACTCATTGGTTAGTTGACCAGTCTATGTTATTTTCTGTCAGATAAACGGGtcaaatattaattttacttgaGCAAACACCAGTACCATCAAATTTCAAGAACTGATATTCTTAACATTTTTAACAAATTATGTTACAAATATGGCAAAATCCTAAATTATATATctgcaatattatatatatgtacaactcTTGGAAATCTATTGTCTCTTGTTTTCATGACTCCTCAAGGTGAAATATGGTTTGAAGTGCCTGAAAGAGACTATCCATTCACCTGCTTGGCAAGcaggaaaatgagagaaaatcaTGCATTATCTATACTGACCAAGATAATTATAATACTATATGATCTGCTGAAGATTTGTAGAGCAGTAGATCACTTAAAAGGCTTTTTGATAAGATCCATGGATCTTCTTCCAAGACTCTTCCCTCTGCATCTTCAACTGCTTGTAGAAGTTGCCAATGAAAATCTCAGCTTTGGTAAACAACTCAGGTCCACTAAGCCCTCCAacatctccttcttcttcttcttccatctcTAGCTCTTCCCTATTAACAGCTTCTGCTTCAGTTTCTCCACTTCCTATAAAGAAAAGGCTTGGAGTTGAAGGGCATTTCTTTACTTTATCCACCTTGATAGACCCAACAATGATCTTCTTCTCAGACACAGATTTCCCAACAACTTTATTACCTTTCTTTTCAGTGCTTGCTGTAGGAGCAGCAACATCTGTACTTTCAACACTACCCTTAACTTCTTGGGTTGTATCTGGTCTTGCTGCAGCATAAGAAGGCCTAGAAAACACTAATCCTAACCCGGCTTCGGCTCCGAGTGATATGATAAGAAGATTGAGGATAAAGTAAAGATAAGTTGGCCTCAAGGATGAAGATAAAAGTGGTGCAATTAATAAAAGTGCTGCTACAATAGATAGTGTCAGAATTTGAGATTTCTTGAACTTGTTCATGGCTACCTTCCCTAGTAAATGAAATGGGAAAAAATGGATTTGGGATTGATCGGTATAGCTTAAAGGAAAGGATTTGGTGTTTGAGTTACTGCAAGTAGAGACCAAGAAGAAGCTTTTGAAGATATATATAGAACAAAAGAAAAGCAAGAGGATTCATATATTAGTGGATTTGTATCATTTATTAACGGTGATGGTTGCATAGctgtaaataaatttatcagtcGACAAAAGTACAAAAAGATATCCACGGCAGCAAGAACCTGTTTGATGCTTCCTCTTCAAATTTCATTTCCATTCCGTTCCATTTCCAAATATTTATTGTGtttcaataactataaatgaaatggtgtaattaatcaaaagttaaatcTTTTTATTATTGGTTAAGAGTCACATCacttgattttttataaaattataactattcaaacaatattatttgaatagttataatattaaatgaataatatgtgtctttttaaagacattattattcaaaacagacacctattgaaa contains:
- the LOC107921266 gene encoding uncharacterized protein, which encodes MNKFKKSQILTLSIVAALLLIAPLLSSSLRPTYLYFILNLLIISLGAEAGLGLVFSRPSYAAARPDTTQEVKGSVESTDVAAPTASTEKKGNKVVGKSVSEKKIIVGSIKVDKVKKCPSTPSLFFIGSGETEAEAVNREELEMEEEEEGDVGGLSGPELFTKAEIFIGNFYKQLKMQREESWKKIHGSYQKAF